A single region of the Eleginops maclovinus isolate JMC-PN-2008 ecotype Puerto Natales chromosome 16, JC_Emac_rtc_rv5, whole genome shotgun sequence genome encodes:
- the LOC134878417 gene encoding WAP, Kazal, immunoglobulin, Kunitz and NTR domain-containing protein 2-like — protein MWWMLFPRWIWFLLGQFYALLLFMDSCRVRAMPMPMSVSKVVYSHAGLCPNDLNPNLWVDAMSTCMRECESDQDCETFEKCCPNVCGNKSCVASRYIDVKGNKGPIGMPEGATCDKFMCSQQGSECDIWDSQPVCKCRDRCEREPHFTCASDGMTYYNKCYMDAEACSKGISISEVTCRYHLTWPNTSPIPAETTLHPTTALQTTLPADIQLPTIHSSPIQQAVFVGETASFLCEVSGKPHPQITWEKQLKGKENTVMKPNHVRGNVVVTNIGQLVIYNVQLQDAGIYTCTAKNVGGSLSAHFPLVVIRKEAKGKNAEGNSTNLPFPAEECLKRPDTDNCGEESMSWYYEPKRNNCFTFTYSQCNKNRNHFDTYDACMLSCGGELSAPCSLPSLQGPCKAYEPRWAYSSRLKKCQSFVYGGCGANENNFESKEACEEMCPFPKNHNCKICKPRAKMVSSFCKSDFVILGRVTELTEEQESGHALVTVVEILKDEKMGLRFFGKEPLEVTLLNMDWNCPCPNITTADGQLIIMGDVQNGMAVLQPDSFVGSSSTRRIRKLREVIHKKTCDFIKDFSAVQ, from the exons ATGTGGTGGATGCTGTTTCCCCGATGGATTTGGTTTCTGCTGGGACAATTTTATGCTTTACTCCTTTTTATGGACAGCTGCCGCGTGAGAGCAATGCCCATGCCCATGTCGGTGTCAAAGGTGGTGTACTCTCATGCAGGTCTGTGCCCGAATGACCTGAACCCCAACCTGTGGGTGGATGCTATGAGCACCTGCATGCGCGAGTGTGAATCTGATCAG GACTGTGAGACATTTGAAAAGTGCTGCCCTAATGTATGTGGTAACAAAAGCTGTGTGGCATCACGCTATATAGACGTCAAGGGGAACAAGGGCCCCATAGGAATGCCAGAGGGCGCCACCTGCGACAAGTTCATGTGCTCTCAGCAAGGGTCCGAGTGCGACATCTGGGATAGCCAGCCTGTTTGTAAGTGCCGGGACCGCTGTGAGAGAGAACCCCACTTCACATGCGCCTCTGACGGCATGACATACTATAACAAGTGCTACATGGATGCAGAGGCCTGTTCCAAGGGTATCTCTATCTCTGAGGTCACCTGCAG ATACCACCTGACATGGCCGAACACCAGTCCAATCCCAGCAGAGACCACCTTACATCCAACCACTGCCCTCCAGACCACCCTCCCAGCTGACATCCAGCTCCCCACCATACATAGCAGCCCCATCCAACAGGCTGTTTTTGTGGGTGAGACAGCCAGCTTCCTGTGTGAGGTGTCTGGGAAACCACATCCTCAAATCACCTGGGAGAAACAACTGAAGGGCAAAGAGAACACCGTGATGAAACCCAACCATGTCCGAGGGAACGTTGTGGTCACTAACATTGGTCAGCTGGTCATATACAACGTGCAACTTCAGGATGCCGGCATCTATACATGTACAGCCAAAAACGTTGGGGGAAGTCTATCAGCACACTTTCCTTTGGTAGTGATCAGGAAGGAGGCAAAAGGCAAGAACGCAGAAGGGAATAGTACAAACCTGCCATTTCCAGCTGAGGAGTGTCTTAAGAGACCCGACACAGACAACTGCGGAGAAGAGAGCATGAGCTGGTACTACGAACCAAAGAGGAACAATTGCTTCACCTTCACCTACAGTCAGTGCAATAAAAACCGTAACCATTTCGACACCTATGATGCCTGCATGCTGTCATGCGGAGGAGAGCTTTCAGCTCCCTGCAGCCTACCGAGCCTTCAAGGGCCTTGCAAGGCCTATGAGCCTCGCTGGGCTTACAGCAGCAGGCTCAAAAAGTGCCAATCCTTTGTGTATGGAGGCTGCGGTGCCAACGAGAACAACTTTGAGTCTAAAGAAGCCTGTGAAGAGATGTGTCCCTTTCCGAAGAACCACAACTGCAAGATTTGTAAACCCCGAGCCAAGATGGTCTCCAGCTTCTGCAAGAGTGACTTTGTTATCCTGGGGCGTGTGACCGAGCTGACGGAGGAGCAAGAGTCAGGACACGCTTTGGTGACAGTGGTGGAGATCTTGAAAGATGAGAAGATGGGTCTGAGGTTCTTTGGCAAAGAGCCGCTGGAGGTGACTCTACTGAACATGGACTGGAACTGCCCCTGCCCCAACATCACTACAGCGGATGGGCAGCTCATCATCATGGGGGATGTTCAAAACGGGATGGCCGTCCTACAGCCCGACAGCTTTGTAGGCTCCTCCAGCACTCGTAGAATCAGGAAGCTTCGTGAGGTTATCCACAAGAAAACCTGTGATTTTATTAAAGATTTCTCTGCTGTCCAGTAG
- the ankrd40 gene encoding ankyrin repeat domain-containing protein 40, which yields MSTTSLDKELQERLREASAIGDIDEVRTLVDSGVNVNSQNEINGWTCLHWACKRNHKHIVSYLLSYGADKEILTAKDELASQLTSKPEIKRLLGVEVEEEPEVKEPELPIIPNYLSSPPFMYSKLDNKSEILLAQHLAQNGSAEHNEDTQSDSPSLSPTHEPHKSHSLLSESPTPPTNPTNHSQALVGEFIPVTEQNGMSPNSASSHNHSVVNCAVPMDLSVEPHLVNHAEYPHAVSHNGTMCSPPLASPSPSLTSSSGSQVQAPVPSSNPSMSRQQSISQQLNYSQFGGPMPAFQPFFFTSTFPVNVQELVLKVRIQNPNARENDFIEVELDRQELTYRSLLRVCCRELDIGVEHVEKIRKLPNTMLRKDKDVARLQDFQELEVVLEKAEGLSLFSGTGGLTDRPCYNMKASRLTY from the exons ATGTCCACTACTTCGTTGGATAAAGAGTTACAGGAGCGTCTGAGAGAGGCGTCTGCCATCGGGGACATCGACGAAGTGCGGACACTGGTGGACAGTGGAGTGAATGTTAACTCACAGAACGAGATAAATGGCTG GACATGTCTGCACTGGGCATGCAAGAGGAACCATAAGCACATAGTGTCCTACCTACTCAGTTATGGGGCTGACAAAGAAATCCTCACGGCTAAAGATGAGTTGGCCTCGCAACTTACATCCAAACCAGAGATCAAGCGACTTTTAGGAG TTGAAGTGGAGGAAGAGCCAGAGGTCAAGGAGCCTGAGCTGCCAATCATCCCAAATTACCTGTCCAGCCCGCCCTTCATGTATTCAAAGCTGGACAACAAGTCAGAAATCCTCCTGGCACAGCACCTTGCACAGAATGGTTCAGCCGAACACAACGAGGACACACAAAGTGATTCGCCCTCTCTTTCTCCAACTCATGAGCCTCACAAATCCCACAGTCTTCTATCTGAAAGCCCCACTCCTCCAACAAACCCCACCAATCACAGCCAAGCTCTGGTTGGGGAGTTCATTCCTGTGACTGAGCAAAATGGCATGTCACCCAACTCGGCCTCGTCCCACAACCACTCTGTTGTGAACTGCGCAGTGCCCATGGACCTGTCAGTTGAGCCGCACCTGGTTAACCATGCAGAGTACCCGCACGCTGTGTCACACAATGGCACCATGTGCTCGCCTCCGTTGGCCTCACCCAGCCCCAGCTTGACCAGCAGCAGTGGGAGCCAGGTCCAGGCCCCGGTGCCCAGCTCTAACCCGAGTATGAGCAGACAGCAGTCCATCTCCCAGCAGCTCAACTACAGCCAGTTTGGTGGGCCCATGCCAGCCTTCCAGCCGTTCTTCTTCACTAGCACCTTCCCTGTCAATGTGCAAG AGCTGGTGCTGAAGGTGCGTATACAGAACCCCAACGCTCGGGAGAACGACTTCATCGAGGTAGAACTCGACCGCCAGGAGCTCACCTATCGTTCCCTTCTGAGGGTCTGTTGTCGCGAGTTGGACATCGGGGTTGAACATGTGGAGAAGATCCGCAAGCTGCCCAACACCATGTTGAGAAAG GACAAAGACGTGGCTCGCCTGCAGGACTTTCAGGAGCTTGAGGTTGTGTTGGAGAAAGCAGAGGGCTTGTCTCTCTTCTCTGGGACTGGGGGCCTAACAGACCGACCCTGCTACAACATGAAGGCGTCCCGCCTCACCTACTAG